The proteins below are encoded in one region of Strix aluco isolate bStrAlu1 chromosome 8, bStrAlu1.hap1, whole genome shotgun sequence:
- the PIF1 gene encoding ATP-dependent DNA helicase PIF1, giving the protein MEDAGLRCTVAVEQPLPGAQAPRRRVMRGALVLLGRNELRRPVLRVVGGGGAPALSFALAGDAVRLFTRFAGEGRAAVRVGPGGAQVLLSDCPPDALRRFLRLLRLKVTAGPRGAPRSPRLLERPPPAFAVISPLQERDLLRAPGRLRGGERPAEEPRAERRPPTRLSAEQEAVLDAVRSGKSIFFTGCAGTGKSFLLKKIVGSLPPKSTYATASTGVAACHIGGTTLHAFAGIGSGKASLEQCIQLAERPGVRQHWLACQHLIIDEISMVDGKFFDRLEAVARAVRKRDEPFGGIQLIICGDFLQLPPVCKANEETKFCFQAKSWRKCIHINMELTEVRRQTDKTFVSLLSAVRLGRCTEEVTRQLMQTAANRSERDGILATRLCTHKDDVEITNERRLQQLSGEVHAFEALDSDPMLVKLIDAQCPVGGRVELKLGAQVMLAKNLDVSQGLVNGARGVVVGFESEQKGLPKVRFLCGVTQVIKMEKWVFKGPSGVHLSRQQLPLKLAWAISIHKSQGMSLDCVEISLSRVFESGQAYVALSRARSLAGLRVLDFDPKVVRADPSVLQFYRQLRHHQLLTQDSLHTHSGADEKENWKCS; this is encoded by the exons ATGGAGGACGCGGGGCTGCGCTGCACGGTGGCGGTGGAGCAGCCACTGCCGGGGGCACAGGCCCCGCGGCGCCGCGTGATGCGGGGCGCGCTGGTGCTGCTGGGCCGCAATGAGCTGCGGCGGCCGGTTCTGCGGGTGGTCGGGGGCGGTGGGGCGCCGGCGCTGAGCTTCGCGCTGGCCGGTGACGCCGTGCGGCTCTTCACGCGGTTCGCGGGTGAAGGGCGGGCGGCGGTGCGGGTCGGGCCGGGCGGCGCCCAGGTCCTGCTCTCTGACTGCCCCCCAGACGCGCTGCGCCGCTTCCTCCGCCTCCTGCGGCTCAAGGTGACCGCCGGGCCGCGGGGcgcgccgcgcagcccccgcctgctggagcggccgccgccggcctTTGCGGTCATCAGCCCACTGCAGGAGCGAGACCTGCTGCGCGCCCCCGGCCGCCTCCGCGGAGGGGAACGCCCGGCGGAG GAGCCCCGCGCGGAGAGGCGGCCCCCGACGAGGCTCTCGGCGGAGCAGGAGGCGGTGCTGGACGCCGTGCGGAGCGGGAAGAGCATCTTCTTCACCGGCTGTGCGG GGACCGGGAAGTCGTTCCTGCTGAAGAAGATCGTGGGTTCCCTCCCTCCGAAGAGCACCTACGCCACGGCCAGCACGGGAGTGGCGGCGTGCCACATCGGCGGCACCACTCTCCATGCCTTTGCAG GGATCGGCTCTGGGAAGGCATCGCTGGAACAGTGTATTCAGCTGGCAGAGAGGCCTGGGGTGCGCCAGCACTGGCTGGCCTGCCAGCACTTAATTATCGATGAGATCTCAATGGTGGATGGCAAGTTCTTTGACAGGCTGGAGGCAGTGGCGAG GGCAGTCAGAAAGCGGGATGAGCCTTTTGGAGGAATTCAGCTAATCATCTGTGGGGACTTCTTGCAGCTACCCCCAGTCTGCAAGGCTAATGAAGAAACTAAGTTCTGCTTCCAG GCAAAAAGCTGGAGGAAATGCATCCACATAAACATGGAGCTGACTGAAGTGCGGCGACAGACCGACAAGACCTTTGTCTCACTCCTGAGTGCAGTCCGTTTGGGCAG GTGCACAGAGGAGGTTACCAGACAGCTGATGCAGACCGCTGCGAACAGGTCTGAACGTGATGGGATCCTGGCTACACGGCTCTGCACCCATAAAGATGATGTGGAAATAACTAATGAGAGACGCTTGCAACAGCTATCAG GAGAAGTGCACGCTTTTGAGGCTTTGGACAGTGACCCAATGCTAGTGAAGTTAATTGATGCTCAGTGTCCTGTGGGTGGTAGAGTTGAGCTAAAGCTTGGAGCTCAG gtgATGCTAGCTAAGAATCTGGATGTGTCTCAAGGGCTGGTGAATGGGGCACGAGGAGTTGTTGTAGGATTTGAAAGTGAACAGAAGG GGCTGCCTAAGGTGAGGTTTCTCTGCGGGGTCACACAGGTCATCAAAATGGAGAAATGGGTCTTCAAAGGACCATCAGGAGTTCATCTGAGTCGTCAACAGTTGCCTTTAAAATTGGCATGGGCCATTTCCATTCACAAGAGTCAA GGCATGTCTTTAGACTGTGTGGAAATCTCCCTGTCTCGTGTCTTTGAAAGTGGACAGGCTTATGTAGCCCTCTCCCGAGCCCGTAGCCTTGCAGGTCTCCGTGTTCTGGATTTTGATCCAAAAGTAGTGAGAGCTGACCCTTCTGTGTTGCAGTTCTATAGACAGCTGAGACATCATCAACTTCTAACCCAg GATTCACTACACACCCATTCAGGTGCTGATGAGAAGGAGAACTGGAAATGCAGCTGA
- the CFAP144 gene encoding cilia- and flagella-associated protein 144 — protein MAARSAEREPLDPVRQNQLLCERVRKERQCQRLHTQYNVNPLHRVHTITKKPMSWHDNIEEPADAKFLNLIHHAALEPTKKYSEPQTESQEIGWNTTPLIQMDRTDCRLYFPRRQTEITK, from the exons ATGGCCGCCCGCAGCGCGGAGAGGGAGCCGCTGGACCCGGTGCGGCAGAACCAGCTCCTGTGCGAGCGGGTGCGGAAGGAGCGGCAGTGCCAGAGGCTGCACACGCAGTACAACGTGAACCCGCTCCACCGCG TTCACACGATCACCAAGAAACCTATGTCTTGGCATGATAATATAGAAGAGCCAGCAGATG CCAAGTTTCTGAATCTTATTCACCACGCAGCACTGGAGCCAACAAAGAAATATTCAGAGCCACAAACTGAAAGCCAAGAAATTGGCTGGAACACAACACCTTTG attcAGATGGACCGTACCGATTGCAGACTCTACTTCCCACGCCGGCAAACAGAGATCACTAAATAA